Below is a window of Rhodanobacteraceae bacterium DNA.
GATCTGGCGGCAGGAGCTGATCGAGGAGTCGCAGCAGACCATCGAAAACCTGCGCGATGAAGTGCGCGACGTGGGCGACGAGGCCGAACGCGCCACGCGCGAGACCGAGAATTCGCTCGAACTGCGCACTCGCGACCGCTACCGCAAGCTGATCGGCAAGATCGACAAGGCGCTCAAGCGCATCGAAGACGGCCGTTACGGCTATTGCGAAGAGACCGACGAGGAAATCGGCATCGAGCGCCTGGAAGCGCGTCCGATCGCTACCTTGTGCCTCGATGCGCAGGAGCGTTGGGAACACCGCCAGCGCCAGATGGGCGACTGAGAGTCGCAGGAGGGTAGCCCGGAGTACGCACAGCGTTCTCCGGGTACTTGCCGCAAGCCATCCGGTGAGCGCGCTGCGCGCGCACACCGGGCTACGTGCGGTCAATCCCGCCCCTTCCGTCGTATCGCTATACCTCCAGTACTGCCAGCATCGCCGCGAGGCGCGAGCGCGGAGCGCCGGCGCCGCCGGCAATCGCGGTCGGCGAGGGTCGCATCGCGTAGGCCCAGCGACGCAGACGCAGGCGTGTCTCGTTTTCCAGGAAGTGCTGTGCGAGTCCGGAGAACTCCGCCAGTAACGCGAGCGCGAGCGCCGGAAGGTCATCCAGGCTGGGCGTCTGTGCACCGCGATTGAGCCGACTTACCAGCTCCGCGCGAGTCTGCGTGGACTGCAGCGCGTAACGGGTGCGCCCGAAGCGGCCAAACAGGCCGCCCGGCAACTGGTGCAGAATTCCCAGTCGCACGAATCCGTCGAGAAACTCGCCGCGTACCTCCCACAGGCGCCGGCGCAGGCGCGAGATCGTCGCTGCCGGCGTCTGGGCCTCATCGCCGATCACCCGAAGGGCCTGCGTCAGGAGCCGGTGCGGCTGCGGTAGCGGATCGACCACGCGCAACTTCCCGGACTCCAGGATCACCGCGCCCTGCACGATCAGTTCCACCAGCAGCGCGCGTGCCATCGCGTCGCGGCTGCTGGCATTCGCGCCGGCGCCGACCAGTCCGCCGGTGGGATCGATGGTCAGCAGGAGCAGTTGTTCGGCCAGCAACATCGATCAGCCCAGCGCCGCCCGCGCGTAATCCCGGATCTTCGCCAGCATCGCGGCGAGGCCGTTCTTGCGCGTGGGCGAGAGGTGGCCCGACAGGCCGATGCGCTCGATGAACTCGGGTTCGATGGCGAGGATCTCCGCCGCGGGACGGCCCGAATATACGCGCAGCACCAGCGCGATCAGGCCGCTGACGATGGCCGAATCGCTGGTCGCTTCGAACACCATCGCATCGCGGTTGCCGGAAGGCTTGAGCCACACCATCGACTGGCACCCGAGCACGCGCCATGCCTCCACCTTGTCGTCCTGCGGGTACGCTGGCAGCTGCTTGCCCAAGTCGATCAGGTACTGATAGCGCTCCGACCAGTCGCCGAACAGGGCGAATTCGTCGACGATGTCTTGTTGGCGGGAGTCCATCAGTGCGGCGCTCATGCGTGCGCGTTTGGCGTCGAGGGCACGAGGGCACGAGGGCACGAGGGCACGCAAGAGCGACTCTGCAGCAAGCTCGGGCTTTTTCGTGCCCTCGCGCCCTCGTGCCCTCGTGCCCTCCTGACGTAACGCCCGATCACCGCGGCACCCTCACAGCAGCAACCTCCGGATATCCGACAGCTGCTGCGCCAGGTAGGCGGTGAAGCGCGCCGCGTCGGCGCCGTCGATCACGCGGTGGTCGTAGCTCAGCGAGAGCGGCAGCATCAGGCGCGGGGTGAATTCCTTGCCGTTCCAGACCGGCTTGGTCGCGCTCTTGCTGACGCCGAGGATGGCCACCTCGGGCGCGTTGATGATCGGGGTGAAGGCGTGGCCGCCGATGCCGCCGAGCGAAGAGATCGAGAAGCAGCCGCCGGACATGTCGCCAGGGCCGAGCTTGCGGTCGCGCGCCTTGGCCGAGACCAGCGACAAATCCTTGGCCAGGTCGAGCAGGCCCTTCTGGTCGCAATCGCGGATCACCGGGACGACCAGGCCGTCCGGAGTGTCGACCGCGATGCCGATGTGGAAGTAGCGCTTCAGCACCAGGTTCTCGCCGCTCGCGTCGAGCGAGGCGTTGAACTGCGGGAAACGCTTGAGCGCAGCCACCACGCCCTTGATCAGGAACACCAGCGGGGTGACCTTGAGGTCCTTGTTTTCCTCGCCGAGCTTCTTGCGGAAAGCCTCCATCTCGCTGATGTCGGCTTCGTCGAACTGGGTGACGTGCGGGATCATCGCCCAGTTGCGCGCCAGGTTGGCGCCGGAAATCTTCTTGATACGCGACAGTGGCTGGGTTTCGATCGCGCCGAACTTGGCGAAATCCACCACCGGCCAGGGCAGCAGGTTCAGCCCGCCGCCGGCCGCGGCGGGTTTCGCCGCTTGCGTCGGCGCGGCGAGGGCCTGCTTGACGTAGCCCTGCACGTCCTCGCGCGTGATCCGGCTCTTGCGCCCGGAGCCCGACACGCGGGTCAGGTCCACGCCCAGTTCGCGCGCATACAGGCGCACGGCGGGGCTGGCGTGCGGGCGCGATGCCGGCGGCAGTTCGCTCGCGGAGGCGCTGATGCTGGGCGCGGCAGGCGCAGCAGCGGGCGCTGGGGCAGGGGTAGGCGCCGGTGCCGGCGCAGCGGCGGGCGCAGGCGCAGGCGCCGGGACCGGTGCAACGGGCGCAGCCGCGGGCGCGGGCGCGGCGGCTGCTGCGGGCTTTTGCGCCGTAGCGCTGTCGATCAACGCCACCAGCTTGCCCTCGCCCAGCGAATCGCCCACCTTGACCTTGAGTTCGACGATGGTGCCGGCCACCGGGGAGGGCACTTCCATCGTCGCCTTGTCCGATTCCAGCGTCACCAGGCCCTGGTCGGCCTTGACCACATCGCCCGGCTTGACCAGCAACTCGATGACCGGAACATCCTTGTAGTTGCCGATGTCCGGCACTTTGGCTTCGACGATGGCCATGGCGTCTCCCCGACGGCTTGCGACAGCCGCTGACAATACAGGAGGCGGCAAGGCGTCCGCAGGCGGTGGTGGTGAAGCGGGTGTTGGTATTGGTTCTTGGTGTTGGTTCAAGCAAAGACAACAGCGGGCTCGCCGCGCTTCAACCAACACCAACAACCAATACCAACACCAGCTCCACCCCCCGTTGCTATGCTCCATGCCCCCACCTTCGGACCCTTCCCGCCATGTTTCCGCGCACGATGACTATTGCCGAGTTCGACCCCGACCTGGCCCAGGCGATCGCTTCCGAGCGCCAGCGGCAGGAAGACCATGTCGAACTGATCGCTTCGGAGAACTACGCTTCACCGCGGGTGCTGGAAGCGCAGGGCACGGTGCTGACCAACAAGTACGCCGAGGGCTATCCGGGCAAGCGCTACTATGGTGGCTGCGAGTTCGTGGACGTGGCCGAGGCGCTGGCGATCGAGCGCGCCAAGCAGCTGTTCGGCTGCGAGTACGCCAATGTGCAGCCGCATTCGGGCTCGCAGGCGAATGCCGCGGTCTACTTCGCGCTGCTCAATCCGGGCGACACCATCCTCGGCATGAGCCTGGCGCACGGCGGCCACCTGACCCACGGCGCCAAGGTCAATTTCTCCGGCAAGGTGTTCAACGCGGTGCAATACGGCCTGGACATGAGCACCGAGCTGATCGACTACGCCGAGATCGAGCGCCTGGCGCGGGAGCACCAGCCGAAGATGCTGATCGGTGGCTTCTCGGCCTACTCGCAGGTGATCGACTGGGCGCGCATGGCGGCGATCGCCAAGTCCGTGGGCGCGTACTTCGTGGTCGACATGGCGCATATCGCCGGCCTGGTGGCCGCGGGCGTCTACCCGAGCCCGATCCCGCACGCCGACGTGGTCACCAGCACCACCCACAAGACCCTGCGCGGCCCGCGCGGCGGCATCATCCTGGCCAAGGCCAACCCGGAGATCGAGAAGAAACTGCAGTCGATGGTCTTCCCCGGCACCCAGGGCGGCCCGCTGATGCATGTGATCGCGGCCAAGGCGGTGGCCTTCAAGGAAGCGCTGCAGCCGGAGTTCAAGGCCTACCAGACCCAGGTGATCGCCAACTGCAAGGCGATGGCCAAGGTGCTGATCGAGCGCGGCTACAAGATCGTCTCCAGCGGCACCGAGAACCACCTGTTCCTGCTCAGCCTGGTCGGCCACGACCTCACCGGCAAGGACGCCGAAGCCGCGCTCGGCGCCGCGCACATCACGGTCAACAAGAACGCCGTCCCCGGCGACCCGCGCTCGCCCTTCGTCACCAGCGGCCTGCGCATCGGCACCGCCGCCATCACCACCCGCGGCTACGGCCTGGCCGAAGCCACCGCACTCGCCGGCTGGATCGCCGACGTGCTCGACGCCCCCACCGACGAAGCCGTGATTGCTCGCGTGCGCGAGGCGGTGACGGCGCAGTGCCGGCAGTTTCCGGTGTACGGGTGAGGCGGTGAAACGTCAAACGGAAAACGTCAATGCGTGCGCGGGCTGCGGTCTTGCTGCGTGCGCGATTGACGTTTCACTTTTCACTTTTGACTGCTGCTGACCATGCGCTGCCCCTTCTGTAGTCACGAAGACACCCGCGTGGTCGACTCGCGCGTCACCGAGGACGGGTTGCAGGTCCGTCGGCGCCGCGAGTGCCCGGGCTGCAATGCGCGCTTTTCGACCTACGAGACGGCGGAAATCAAGCTGCCGCAGATCGTCAAGCGCGATGGCCGGCGCGAGGCCTTCAGCGAGCAGAAGCTGCGCGGCGGGCTGGCGCGGGCCTTCGAGAAGCGCGCGGTCTCGGTGGAGGACATCGATCGGGTCATCGACGTGGTGGTGCGCAAGCTGCGGACCAGCGGCGAGCGCGAAATCCCCGCCGGCAAGATGGGCGAGTGGGTGATGGAGGAACTCAAGCGCATCGACCAGGTGGCCTATGTGCGCTTCGCCTCGGTCTACCGCCGCTTCGAGGATGTGCAGGCCTTCCGCGAGGAGGTCGAGAAGCTGGAGAAGGAGCTGCCGGGACTGTCGGCGCAGCAGTTGCCGCTGCTCGATTTGCCGCTGGCGCCGCCGCCGAAGAAGGGCTGAGGCGGTGCCCGGCTGGCGCATCGAGACGCTGTCGGCGCAGCCGCAGCATGTGGATGCGCTGGCACAGTGGCATCACGCCGAGTGGCGCGGGTTGGTGGCCAACTGGTCGCTGGAAGACGCGCGCGTGGAACTTGCCTCGCACGTCGCCAGTGAACCCTATCCGATCACCTGGATCGGGTTGGAGGCACACGGCGGCCTGGCCGGATCGGTCAGCCTGATCGAGACAGATGTGCCGGAGTTTGCCGAGTATTCGCCCTGGCTGGCCAGCCT
It encodes the following:
- the dksA gene encoding RNA polymerase-binding protein DksA → MSSEHLEYFRRKLVIWRQELIEESQQTIENLRDEVRDVGDEAERATRETENSLELRTRDRYRKLIGKIDKALKRIEDGRYGYCEETDEEIGIERLEARPIATLCLDAQERWEHRQRQMGD
- a CDS encoding GPP34 family phosphoprotein, translating into MLLAEQLLLLTIDPTGGLVGAGANASSRDAMARALLVELIVQGAVILESGKLRVVDPLPQPHRLLTQALRVIGDEAQTPAATISRLRRRLWEVRGEFLDGFVRLGILHQLPGGLFGRFGRTRYALQSTQTRAELVSRLNRGAQTPSLDDLPALALALLAEFSGLAQHFLENETRLRLRRWAYAMRPSPTAIAGGAGAPRSRLAAMLAVLEV
- a CDS encoding SufE family protein; protein product: MSAALMDSRQQDIVDEFALFGDWSERYQYLIDLGKQLPAYPQDDKVEAWRVLGCQSMVWLKPSGNRDAMVFEATSDSAIVSGLIALVLRVYSGRPAAEILAIEPEFIERIGLSGHLSPTRKNGLAAMLAKIRDYARAALG
- the aceF gene encoding dihydrolipoyllysine-residue acetyltransferase, whose product is MEHSNGGWSWCWYWLLVLVEARRARCCLCLNQHQEPIPTPASPPPPADALPPPVLSAAVASRRGDAMAIVEAKVPDIGNYKDVPVIELLVKPGDVVKADQGLVTLESDKATMEVPSPVAGTIVELKVKVGDSLGEGKLVALIDSATAQKPAAAAAPAPAAAPVAPVPAPAPAPAAAPAPAPTPAPAPAAAPAAPSISASASELPPASRPHASPAVRLYARELGVDLTRVSGSGRKSRITREDVQGYVKQALAAPTQAAKPAAAGGGLNLLPWPVVDFAKFGAIETQPLSRIKKISGANLARNWAMIPHVTQFDEADISEMEAFRKKLGEENKDLKVTPLVFLIKGVVAALKRFPQFNASLDASGENLVLKRYFHIGIAVDTPDGLVVPVIRDCDQKGLLDLAKDLSLVSAKARDRKLGPGDMSGGCFSISSLGGIGGHAFTPIINAPEVAILGVSKSATKPVWNGKEFTPRLMLPLSLSYDHRVIDGADAARFTAYLAQQLSDIRRLLL
- a CDS encoding serine hydroxymethyltransferase, which encodes MFPRTMTIAEFDPDLAQAIASERQRQEDHVELIASENYASPRVLEAQGTVLTNKYAEGYPGKRYYGGCEFVDVAEALAIERAKQLFGCEYANVQPHSGSQANAAVYFALLNPGDTILGMSLAHGGHLTHGAKVNFSGKVFNAVQYGLDMSTELIDYAEIERLAREHQPKMLIGGFSAYSQVIDWARMAAIAKSVGAYFVVDMAHIAGLVAAGVYPSPIPHADVVTSTTHKTLRGPRGGIILAKANPEIEKKLQSMVFPGTQGGPLMHVIAAKAVAFKEALQPEFKAYQTQVIANCKAMAKVLIERGYKIVSSGTENHLFLLSLVGHDLTGKDAEAALGAAHITVNKNAVPGDPRSPFVTSGLRIGTAAITTRGYGLAEATALAGWIADVLDAPTDEAVIARVREAVTAQCRQFPVYG
- the nrdR gene encoding transcriptional repressor NrdR → MRCPFCSHEDTRVVDSRVTEDGLQVRRRRECPGCNARFSTYETAEIKLPQIVKRDGRREAFSEQKLRGGLARAFEKRAVSVEDIDRVIDVVVRKLRTSGEREIPAGKMGEWVMEELKRIDQVAYVRFASVYRRFEDVQAFREEVEKLEKELPGLSAQQLPLLDLPLAPPPKKG
- a CDS encoding GNAT family N-acetyltransferase, with the translated sequence MPGWRIETLSAQPQHVDALAQWHHAEWRGLVANWSLEDARVELASHVASEPYPITWIGLEAHGGLAGSVSLIETDVPEFAEYSPWLASLYVRPDCRGRGLGEALVRTLIAHAAGLRFPRVYLFTPGTPAMYQRCGFVATATLPLGGRSVTLMERAL